The proteins below come from a single Caulobacter flavus genomic window:
- a CDS encoding spinster family MFS transporter: MGQARAPGGDRPLYSKGYKASVLGLLLATYTFNFIDRTIIATIGQAIKVDLHLTDTQLGLLGGLYFALLYTILGIPIARLAERWNRVSIISISLVIWSGFTALCGTAASFAQLALYRFGVGVGEAGCSPPSHSLISDYYAPKQRASALSIYSFGIPLGTMFGAVAGGWLAQELSWRAAFVIVGLPGILLALLVKLIVKEPPRGHSDVVETPLEPEAIIPAEPAKPAFSIGREFSELWAVTKVLFGKWPVLHMVLGVTIASFGSYGSGAFVPPYFVRAFGLGLAQVGLIVGLIGGFSAGLGTLVGGFFSDWAGKRSAKWYALTPAIGLIVCTPIYIVAYLQTDWQMTALILLIPGVFHYVYLAPTFGVVQNSVEPRRRATATALLFFFLNLIALGGGPVFTGWLIDHLAGFHFNHPQAGGIFAALGGMFTPGAADFASACPGGIAPKGAPVEAAKACGAAMARATQQGIIVSLCFYAWAGVHYTLAAIGMVKHMKSRAGA, translated from the coding sequence ATGGGCCAGGCGCGTGCGCCGGGCGGCGATCGGCCGCTCTATTCCAAGGGATACAAGGCCTCGGTGCTGGGGCTGCTCCTGGCGACCTACACCTTCAACTTCATCGACCGCACGATCATCGCCACCATCGGCCAGGCCATCAAGGTCGACCTGCACCTGACCGACACACAGCTGGGCCTGCTGGGCGGGCTGTACTTCGCCCTGCTCTACACCATCCTCGGTATTCCGATCGCCCGCCTGGCCGAGCGCTGGAACCGGGTCAGCATCATCTCGATCTCTCTGGTCATCTGGTCGGGCTTCACCGCCCTGTGCGGCACGGCGGCCAGCTTCGCCCAGCTGGCGCTCTACCGCTTCGGGGTCGGTGTCGGCGAGGCCGGCTGCTCGCCGCCCAGCCACTCGCTGATCAGCGACTACTACGCGCCCAAGCAGCGGGCCTCGGCGCTGTCGATCTACAGCTTCGGCATTCCGCTGGGCACGATGTTCGGCGCGGTGGCCGGCGGCTGGCTCGCCCAGGAACTGTCCTGGCGCGCCGCCTTCGTCATCGTCGGCCTGCCGGGCATCCTGCTGGCGCTGCTGGTCAAGCTGATCGTCAAGGAGCCGCCGCGCGGCCATTCCGACGTCGTCGAGACGCCCCTGGAACCGGAAGCGATCATCCCGGCCGAACCGGCCAAGCCCGCCTTCTCGATCGGCCGCGAGTTCTCCGAACTGTGGGCCGTGACCAAGGTGCTGTTCGGCAAGTGGCCGGTGCTGCACATGGTGCTGGGGGTGACCATCGCCTCGTTCGGCTCCTACGGCTCGGGCGCGTTCGTGCCGCCCTATTTCGTGCGCGCCTTCGGGCTGGGCCTTGCGCAGGTGGGCCTGATCGTCGGCCTGATCGGCGGTTTCTCGGCGGGCCTGGGCACCCTGGTCGGCGGCTTCTTCAGCGACTGGGCCGGCAAGCGTAGCGCCAAGTGGTACGCCCTGACCCCGGCCATCGGCCTGATCGTCTGCACGCCGATCTACATCGTCGCCTACCTGCAGACCGACTGGCAGATGACCGCCCTGATCCTGCTGATCCCGGGCGTCTTCCACTACGTCTACCTGGCCCCGACCTTCGGCGTGGTGCAGAACTCGGTGGAGCCGCGCCGCCGGGCCACCGCCACGGCCTTGCTGTTCTTCTTCCTCAACCTGATCGCCTTGGGCGGCGGGCCGGTGTTCACCGGCTGGCTGATCGACCACCTCGCCGGCTTCCACTTCAACCATCCCCAGGCCGGCGGCATCTTCGCCGCGCTGGGCGGCATGTTCACGCCGGGCGCGGCGGACTTCGCCAGCGCCTGCCCCGGCGGGATCGCCCCCAAGGGCGCGCCGGTCGAGGCCGCCAAGGCCTGCGGCGCGGCCATGGCCCGCGCGACCCAGCAGGGCATCATCGTCTCCCTGTGCTTCTACGCCTGGGCCGGCGTCCACTACACCCTCGCGGCGATCGGCATGGTCAAGCACATGAAGTCGCGGGCTGGGGCTTAG
- the purB gene encoding adenylosuccinate lyase: MISRYARPEAAAIWSSQTKYKIWFEIEAHAADAMAELGVIPKLAAETIWEKGRDAVWDSDRIDEIERVTKHDVIAFLTHVSEIVGPEARFLHQGMTSSDVLDTCFAVQLSRATDLLLDGVDLVLAALKRRALEHKFTVCVGRSHGIHAEPITFGLKLAGYYAEFQRAKERLAMAKFEIATCAISGAVGTFANVDPRVEQHVADKMGLAVEPVSTQVIPRDRHAAYFAALGVVASSIERLATEIRHLQRTEVLEAEEPFDPGQKGSSAMPHKRNPILTENLTGLARLVRSAVVPAMENVALWHERDISHSSVERGIGPDATIHLDFALRRLAGVIERFNIYPDNMAKNLDKLGGLVFSQRVMLALTHKDVSREDAYAAVQGNAMKVWRGEGRFLDFLKADPVVSKALTDAELEDLFDLGYHTKNVDVIFKRVFGEQA, from the coding sequence ATGATCAGCCGCTACGCCCGCCCCGAAGCCGCCGCCATCTGGTCCAGCCAGACCAAGTACAAGATCTGGTTCGAGATCGAGGCCCATGCCGCAGACGCCATGGCCGAGCTGGGGGTGATCCCCAAGCTCGCCGCGGAGACCATCTGGGAGAAGGGCCGCGACGCGGTCTGGGACAGCGACCGCATCGACGAGATCGAGCGCGTCACCAAGCACGACGTCATCGCCTTCCTGACCCACGTGTCTGAAATCGTCGGCCCCGAGGCCCGCTTCCTGCACCAGGGCATGACGTCCTCGGACGTCCTGGACACCTGCTTCGCCGTGCAGCTGTCGCGCGCCACCGACCTGCTGCTGGACGGCGTCGACCTCGTCCTCGCCGCCCTGAAGCGCCGCGCGCTGGAGCACAAGTTCACCGTCTGCGTCGGCCGCAGCCACGGCATCCACGCCGAGCCGATCACCTTCGGCTTGAAGCTTGCCGGCTACTACGCCGAGTTCCAGCGCGCCAAGGAACGCCTGGCGATGGCCAAGTTCGAGATCGCCACCTGCGCGATCTCGGGCGCCGTCGGCACCTTCGCCAACGTCGACCCGCGCGTCGAACAGCACGTGGCCGACAAGATGGGCCTGGCCGTCGAGCCGGTCTCGACCCAGGTGATCCCGCGCGACCGTCACGCCGCCTACTTCGCCGCGCTCGGCGTCGTGGCCTCGTCGATCGAGCGCCTGGCCACCGAGATCCGCCACCTGCAGCGCACCGAGGTGCTGGAGGCCGAAGAGCCGTTCGATCCGGGCCAGAAGGGCTCGTCGGCCATGCCGCACAAGCGCAACCCGATCCTGACCGAAAACCTCACCGGCCTGGCGCGTCTGGTCCGCTCGGCCGTGGTGCCGGCGATGGAGAACGTCGCCCTCTGGCACGAGCGCGACATCAGCCACTCGTCGGTCGAGCGCGGCATCGGCCCGGACGCCACCATCCACCTCGACTTCGCCCTGCGCCGCCTGGCCGGCGTCATCGAGCGCTTCAACATCTATCCCGACAACATGGCCAAGAACCTCGACAAGCTCGGGGGCCTGGTGTTCTCGCAGCGGGTCATGCTGGCGCTGACGCACAAGGACGTGTCGCGCGAGGACGCCTATGCCGCCGTGCAGGGCAACGCTATGAAGGTGTGGCGCGGCGAAGGCCGCTTCCTCGACTTCCTCAAGGCCGACCCGGTGGTCTCCAAGGCCCTGACCGACGCCGAGCTCGAGGACCTGTTCGACCTGGGCTACCACACCAAGAACGTCGACGTGATCTTCAAGCGCGTCTTCGGCGAACAGGCCTGA